A section of the Paenibacillus aurantius genome encodes:
- a CDS encoding collagen-like protein, whose protein sequence is MSVYRQLPYQPGAYGPGMFPGGGFGPGGGFGPGGGFGPGGVPGQPFPGGPQAGGPPAAPPPAFIPPKPLGGPSALAVDPGAISRCLFRYTYIWQRNGFSYWAYLTFVGRRSVAGFRWVGFWQYFGIDTRQIEQFTCF, encoded by the coding sequence ATGAGCGTGTACAGACAGCTGCCATACCAGCCAGGCGCCTACGGCCCCGGCATGTTCCCCGGCGGGGGCTTTGGACCGGGAGGAGGGTTCGGACCCGGTGGAGGCTTTGGGCCGGGAGGGGTTCCCGGGCAGCCTTTCCCGGGGGGACCACAGGCGGGAGGGCCTCCCGCGGCTCCGCCTCCGGCTTTCATTCCGCCGAAGCCGCTCGGCGGTCCCTCGGCCCTCGCGGTAGACCCGGGAGCCATCTCGCGCTGCCTTTTCCGTTACACCTACATTTGGCAGCGCAACGGCTTCTCGTACTGGGCCTACCTTACGTTCGTCGGGAGGAGATCCGTGGCCGGCTTCCGCTGGGTCGGATTCTGGCAGTATTTCGGCATCGATACCCGGCAGATCGAGCAGTTTACCTGCTTCTGA